The Anguilla anguilla isolate fAngAng1 chromosome 19, fAngAng1.pri, whole genome shotgun sequence genome has a segment encoding these proteins:
- the fbxo18 gene encoding F-box DNA helicase 1 isoform X2, translating into MEMAAKGKAKRRHLCAGECAELGQNLGGSLVQPFAAARSSLDPSRGLYPRSPSKRGRKGVENSSPQKPITQFFPVKGILSTSPQKAVKEEEPNREAELQEADDDPFAGLTESMFMDDEELAVKQEEFPGPFSVKQEGLPGSFSVKQEGLPGSFSMEVRQGGTAGCSSWDYQPPPNPAGPVCVKVEKEDDDEYPVDPLPDAHYGLLGSRGGWAEPQGQLGDLPEEILRVLFGHLPAADLFRHVGLVCQRWRDIVCDPLFVPWKKLYYQYQREEPSAVQFVDSILEDNCITAREELCILNMVKYVSQFKHSRTVQPEEVLRCVREHPLFPAVHACLKHRLPELPEIQGGPNPWSAMALILILANGVKDVQDLVIRLRRSGCLQSPGGVSEYLCCVAVLLLAMRRHGIKMSSRCHYNVFYVLHLMENAPPPAVTAQSGLAIQVTHEQQQILNHDIQPGQIVKVMAFAGTGKTSTLVQYAQRRPHLRFLYVAFNKSTATEARGRFSRNVDCRTVHSMAFAAIGKRYQTLKKLSSNLRPFCVAWVLPKGMGGFVNAKVVTQTIGAFFASADRHITVDHVPQEYKNTNGQMKRPDHTEKRAFVYEAQKIWDRMTELTKTKETAYHMTHDGYLKLWQLQNPRLYNYDAIFIDEAQDCTPAVMDILLPQSCGKILVGDPHQQIYTFRGAVNALQEASHTHLYYLTQSFRFGSEISYIGATILWFFKGVTKMLVGGSQEGSVRGEEDPSEALGLGQARAHREGTVAILSRCNVTVFDQAVRLTSPTSPPKIHIVGGVENFGLKKILDIWVLMQPESDRIQKNLSIGDYFIRRFCSQSLGGYAGLKRYACNTEDRELEAKLAVVEKYGHRIPELVDRICSCSVSTPHSADYVLGTVHKAKGQEFDTVFITDDFAKVHCAGHTRQRLFGTARREDGSINVPEDEWNLLYVAVTRAKKKLVITKTIGNILTMAKEYFLRPVLTSALLGDGQPPCCSVQECHNRILEDSALTMCKVPIRYSDSAEAGGPLCVTCVEQRVGHMAYLIASPEQVKATPYTLERVEFPINVAMLMALF; encoded by the exons ATGGAAATGGCAGCTAAAG GTAAGGCCAAGCGGAGGCATCTGTGTGCCGGAGAATGTGCTGAGCTGGGGCAGAATTTGGGGGGTTCTCTGGTGCAACCCTTCGCTGCAGCCCGCAGCAGTCTGGACCCCAGCCGTGGCCTCTACCCCAGGAGCCCCTCTAAAAGAGGCCGGAAAG gtgtggaGAACAGCTCGCCGCAGAAGCCCATTACCCAGTTCTTCCCTGTGAAGGGTATCCTCAGCACCAGTCCCCAGAAAGCcgtgaaggaggaggagccaaACAGAGAGGCGGAGCTCCAGGAGGCTGACGACGACCCGTTCGCGGGCCTGACTGAGAGCATGTTCATGGACGACGAGGAACTGGCCGTAAAGCAGGAGGAGTTTCCAGGCCCTTTTTCCGTGAAGCAGGAGGGGTTGCCAGGCTCATTTTCTGTGAAGCAGGAGGGGTTGCCAG GCTCATTTTCCATGGAAGTGAGGCAAGGTGGGACTGCCGGTTGCAGTAGCTGGGACTACCAACCCCCTCCGAACCCCGCTGGGCCGGTCTGCGTGAAGGTAGAAAAGGAGGATGACGATGAGTACCCAGTGGACCCCCTCCCCGACGCCCACTACGGCCTCCTGGGCAGCCGCGGCGGGTGGGCGGAGCCGCAGGGGCAGCTGGGAGACCTGCCCGAGGAGATCCTGAGGGTGCTGTTCGGTCACCTGCCCGCGGCGGACCTGTTCAGGCACGTCGGCCTGGTGTGCCAGCGCTGGAGGGACATCGTCTGCGACCCGCTG TTTGTGCCCTGGAAGAAGCTGTACTATCAGTACCAGAGGGAAGAGCCGTCTGCAGTGCAGTTCGTTGACTCCATCCTGGAGGACAACTGCATCACTGCCCGAGAAGAGCTGTGCATTCTCAACATGGTCAA GTACGTGTCCCAGTTTAAGCACAGCCGCACGGTGCAGCCCGAGGAGGTGCTGCGCTGCGTCAGGGAGCATCCGCTCTTCCCCGCGGTGCACGCCTGCCTGAAGCACCGCCTCCCGGAACTGCCCGAGATCCAGGGG GGTCCGAACCCGTGGTCTGCCATGGCGCTGATACTGATCCTGGCAAACGGGGTGAAGGACGTTCAGGATCTGGTGATCCGGCTGAGGAGGTCGGGCTGCCTGCAGTCCCCGGGGGGCGTATCGGAGTACCTCTGCTGCGTAGCCGTGCTGCTACTGGCCATGCGGAGACACGGCATCAAGATGAGCAGCCG GTGCCACTACAACGTCTTTTACGTCCTGCACCTGATGGAGAAtgcccctcctcctgcagtGACTGCACAGAGCGG tttggccATTCAGGTGACGCACGAACAGCAGCAGATACTCAATCATGACATCCAGCCTGGCCAGATAGTCAAGGTCATGGCCTTCGCAG GCACGGGGAAGACGTCCACGCTGGTGCAGTACGCCCAGCGGAGGCCGCACCTCCGCTTCCTGTACGTGGCCTTCAACAAGTCCACCGCAACGGAGGCCCGGGGCCGCTTCTCTAGGAACGTGGACTGCAGGACGGTCCACTCTATGGCCTTTGCAGCCATCGGAAAGCG TTACCAGACTCTGAAGAAGCTTTCCTCCAACCTTCGGCCCTTCTGTGTGGCTTGGGTGCTTCCCAAAGGCATGGGCGGCTTCGTCAACGCCAAGGTGGTCACCCAGACCATCGGGGCCTTCTTCGCCTCCGCCGACCGGCACATCACCGTCGACCACGTCCCTCAGGAGTACAAGAACACCAACGGGCAGATGAAGAGGCCGGACCACACGGAGAAGCGG GCATTTGTGTATGAAGCCCAAAAGATATGGGATAGAATGACCGAGTTAACAAAGACAAAGGAAACTGCGTATCACATGACCCATGATG GTTACCTCAAACTCTGGCAGCTACAGAACCCGCGTCTCTACAACTATGATGCCATTTTCATTGATGAGGCCCAGGACTGCACACCAG CGGTCATGGACATCCTGCTACCCCAGAGCTGTGGAAAGATCCTGGTGGGAGATCCTCACCAGCAGATTTACACCTTCAGAGGGGCTGTCAATGCCCTGCAGGAGGCAtcccacactcacctgtactatctcacccag agCTTCAGATTTGGCTCTGAAATCTCCTACATTGGAGCTACGATTCTGTGGTTTTTCAAAGGAGTGACGAAGATGCTGGTTGGTGGGAGTCAGGAAG gcagtgtgagaggagaggaggaccCCAGCGAGGCGCTGGGACTGGGGCAGGCCCGGGCACACAGGGAGGGGACGGTCGCCATCCTCTCCCGCTGCAACGTGACCGTGTTCGACCAGGCCGTCAGGCTCAcctcccccaccagccccccgaAAATCCACATCGTGGGC GGCGTCGAGAATTTTGGACTGAAGAAGATCTTGGACATCTGGGTGCTGATGCAGCCGGAGAGCGACCGGATACAGA AGAACCTGAGCATCGGGGACTACTTCATCAGGAGGTTCTGCAGCCAGAGCCTGGGCGGCTACGCCGGGCTGAAGAGGTACGCCTGCAACACCGAGGACCGCGAGCTGGAGGCCAAGCTGGCCGTGGTGGAGAAGTACGGCCACCGCATCCCTGAGCTGGTGGACCGCATATGCAGCTGCTCTGTGAGCACCCCACACTCCGCAG ATTACGTTTTGGGCACCGTGCACAAGGCCAAAGGGCAGGAGTTTGACACGGTCTTCATCACCGACGACTTTGCCAAAGTGCACTGCGCCGGACACACCCGTCAGAGACTGTTCGGCACTGCCAGAAGGGAAG ATGGATCCATTAACGTCCCAGAAGACGAGTGGAACCTGCTGTATGTGGCTGTGACCCGCGCCAAGAAGAAACTGGTGATCACCAAAACCATCGGGAACATCCTGACCATGGCCAAG GAGTACTTCCTGCGGCCCGTGCTGACCAGCGCGCTGCTCGGAGACGGGCAGCCGCCCTGCTGCTCCGTGCAGGAGTGTCATAACCGCATCCTGGAGGACTCCGCCCTCACCATGTGCAAGGTCCCCATCAGATAC agtGACTCTGCAGAGGCGGGAGGGCCTTTGTGTGTGACCTGCGTGGAGCAGCGCGTGGGTCACATGGCCTACCTGATCGCCTCACCTGAGCAGGTGAAGGCCACGCCCTACACACTGGAGAGGGTGGAATTCCCCATCAACGTTGCCATGTTAATGGCACTGTTCTGA
- the fbxo18 gene encoding F-box DNA helicase 1 isoform X1, translated as MEMAAKGKAKRRHLCAGECAELGQNLGGSLVQPFAAARSSLDPSRGLYPRSPSKRGRKGVENSSPQKPITQFFPVKGILSTSPQKAVKEEEPNREAELQEADDDPFAGLTESMFMDDEELAVKQEEFPGPFSVKQEGLPGSFSVKQEGLPGSFSVKQEGLPGSFSVKQEGFPGSFSMEVRQGGTAGCSSWDYQPPPNPAGPVCVKVEKEDDDEYPVDPLPDAHYGLLGSRGGWAEPQGQLGDLPEEILRVLFGHLPAADLFRHVGLVCQRWRDIVCDPLFVPWKKLYYQYQREEPSAVQFVDSILEDNCITAREELCILNMVKYVSQFKHSRTVQPEEVLRCVREHPLFPAVHACLKHRLPELPEIQGGPNPWSAMALILILANGVKDVQDLVIRLRRSGCLQSPGGVSEYLCCVAVLLLAMRRHGIKMSSRCHYNVFYVLHLMENAPPPAVTAQSGLAIQVTHEQQQILNHDIQPGQIVKVMAFAGTGKTSTLVQYAQRRPHLRFLYVAFNKSTATEARGRFSRNVDCRTVHSMAFAAIGKRYQTLKKLSSNLRPFCVAWVLPKGMGGFVNAKVVTQTIGAFFASADRHITVDHVPQEYKNTNGQMKRPDHTEKRAFVYEAQKIWDRMTELTKTKETAYHMTHDGYLKLWQLQNPRLYNYDAIFIDEAQDCTPAVMDILLPQSCGKILVGDPHQQIYTFRGAVNALQEASHTHLYYLTQSFRFGSEISYIGATILWFFKGVTKMLVGGSQEGSVRGEEDPSEALGLGQARAHREGTVAILSRCNVTVFDQAVRLTSPTSPPKIHIVGGVENFGLKKILDIWVLMQPESDRIQKNLSIGDYFIRRFCSQSLGGYAGLKRYACNTEDRELEAKLAVVEKYGHRIPELVDRICSCSVSTPHSADYVLGTVHKAKGQEFDTVFITDDFAKVHCAGHTRQRLFGTARREDGSINVPEDEWNLLYVAVTRAKKKLVITKTIGNILTMAKEYFLRPVLTSALLGDGQPPCCSVQECHNRILEDSALTMCKVPIRYSDSAEAGGPLCVTCVEQRVGHMAYLIASPEQVKATPYTLERVEFPINVAMLMALF; from the exons ATGGAAATGGCAGCTAAAG GTAAGGCCAAGCGGAGGCATCTGTGTGCCGGAGAATGTGCTGAGCTGGGGCAGAATTTGGGGGGTTCTCTGGTGCAACCCTTCGCTGCAGCCCGCAGCAGTCTGGACCCCAGCCGTGGCCTCTACCCCAGGAGCCCCTCTAAAAGAGGCCGGAAAG gtgtggaGAACAGCTCGCCGCAGAAGCCCATTACCCAGTTCTTCCCTGTGAAGGGTATCCTCAGCACCAGTCCCCAGAAAGCcgtgaaggaggaggagccaaACAGAGAGGCGGAGCTCCAGGAGGCTGACGACGACCCGTTCGCGGGCCTGACTGAGAGCATGTTCATGGACGACGAGGAACTGGCCGTAAAGCAGGAGGAGTTTCCAGGCCCTTTTTCCGTGAAGCAGGAGGGGTTGCCAGGCTCATTTTCTGTGAAGCAGGAGGGGTTGCCAGGCTCATTTTCTGTGAAGCAGGAGGGGTTGCCAGGCTCATTTTCTGTGAAGCAGGAGGGGTTTCCAGGCTCATTTTCCATGGAAGTGAGGCAAGGTGGGACTGCCGGTTGCAGTAGCTGGGACTACCAACCCCCTCCGAACCCCGCTGGGCCGGTCTGCGTGAAGGTAGAAAAGGAGGATGACGATGAGTACCCAGTGGACCCCCTCCCCGACGCCCACTACGGCCTCCTGGGCAGCCGCGGCGGGTGGGCGGAGCCGCAGGGGCAGCTGGGAGACCTGCCCGAGGAGATCCTGAGGGTGCTGTTCGGTCACCTGCCCGCGGCGGACCTGTTCAGGCACGTCGGCCTGGTGTGCCAGCGCTGGAGGGACATCGTCTGCGACCCGCTG TTTGTGCCCTGGAAGAAGCTGTACTATCAGTACCAGAGGGAAGAGCCGTCTGCAGTGCAGTTCGTTGACTCCATCCTGGAGGACAACTGCATCACTGCCCGAGAAGAGCTGTGCATTCTCAACATGGTCAA GTACGTGTCCCAGTTTAAGCACAGCCGCACGGTGCAGCCCGAGGAGGTGCTGCGCTGCGTCAGGGAGCATCCGCTCTTCCCCGCGGTGCACGCCTGCCTGAAGCACCGCCTCCCGGAACTGCCCGAGATCCAGGGG GGTCCGAACCCGTGGTCTGCCATGGCGCTGATACTGATCCTGGCAAACGGGGTGAAGGACGTTCAGGATCTGGTGATCCGGCTGAGGAGGTCGGGCTGCCTGCAGTCCCCGGGGGGCGTATCGGAGTACCTCTGCTGCGTAGCCGTGCTGCTACTGGCCATGCGGAGACACGGCATCAAGATGAGCAGCCG GTGCCACTACAACGTCTTTTACGTCCTGCACCTGATGGAGAAtgcccctcctcctgcagtGACTGCACAGAGCGG tttggccATTCAGGTGACGCACGAACAGCAGCAGATACTCAATCATGACATCCAGCCTGGCCAGATAGTCAAGGTCATGGCCTTCGCAG GCACGGGGAAGACGTCCACGCTGGTGCAGTACGCCCAGCGGAGGCCGCACCTCCGCTTCCTGTACGTGGCCTTCAACAAGTCCACCGCAACGGAGGCCCGGGGCCGCTTCTCTAGGAACGTGGACTGCAGGACGGTCCACTCTATGGCCTTTGCAGCCATCGGAAAGCG TTACCAGACTCTGAAGAAGCTTTCCTCCAACCTTCGGCCCTTCTGTGTGGCTTGGGTGCTTCCCAAAGGCATGGGCGGCTTCGTCAACGCCAAGGTGGTCACCCAGACCATCGGGGCCTTCTTCGCCTCCGCCGACCGGCACATCACCGTCGACCACGTCCCTCAGGAGTACAAGAACACCAACGGGCAGATGAAGAGGCCGGACCACACGGAGAAGCGG GCATTTGTGTATGAAGCCCAAAAGATATGGGATAGAATGACCGAGTTAACAAAGACAAAGGAAACTGCGTATCACATGACCCATGATG GTTACCTCAAACTCTGGCAGCTACAGAACCCGCGTCTCTACAACTATGATGCCATTTTCATTGATGAGGCCCAGGACTGCACACCAG CGGTCATGGACATCCTGCTACCCCAGAGCTGTGGAAAGATCCTGGTGGGAGATCCTCACCAGCAGATTTACACCTTCAGAGGGGCTGTCAATGCCCTGCAGGAGGCAtcccacactcacctgtactatctcacccag agCTTCAGATTTGGCTCTGAAATCTCCTACATTGGAGCTACGATTCTGTGGTTTTTCAAAGGAGTGACGAAGATGCTGGTTGGTGGGAGTCAGGAAG gcagtgtgagaggagaggaggaccCCAGCGAGGCGCTGGGACTGGGGCAGGCCCGGGCACACAGGGAGGGGACGGTCGCCATCCTCTCCCGCTGCAACGTGACCGTGTTCGACCAGGCCGTCAGGCTCAcctcccccaccagccccccgaAAATCCACATCGTGGGC GGCGTCGAGAATTTTGGACTGAAGAAGATCTTGGACATCTGGGTGCTGATGCAGCCGGAGAGCGACCGGATACAGA AGAACCTGAGCATCGGGGACTACTTCATCAGGAGGTTCTGCAGCCAGAGCCTGGGCGGCTACGCCGGGCTGAAGAGGTACGCCTGCAACACCGAGGACCGCGAGCTGGAGGCCAAGCTGGCCGTGGTGGAGAAGTACGGCCACCGCATCCCTGAGCTGGTGGACCGCATATGCAGCTGCTCTGTGAGCACCCCACACTCCGCAG ATTACGTTTTGGGCACCGTGCACAAGGCCAAAGGGCAGGAGTTTGACACGGTCTTCATCACCGACGACTTTGCCAAAGTGCACTGCGCCGGACACACCCGTCAGAGACTGTTCGGCACTGCCAGAAGGGAAG ATGGATCCATTAACGTCCCAGAAGACGAGTGGAACCTGCTGTATGTGGCTGTGACCCGCGCCAAGAAGAAACTGGTGATCACCAAAACCATCGGGAACATCCTGACCATGGCCAAG GAGTACTTCCTGCGGCCCGTGCTGACCAGCGCGCTGCTCGGAGACGGGCAGCCGCCCTGCTGCTCCGTGCAGGAGTGTCATAACCGCATCCTGGAGGACTCCGCCCTCACCATGTGCAAGGTCCCCATCAGATAC agtGACTCTGCAGAGGCGGGAGGGCCTTTGTGTGTGACCTGCGTGGAGCAGCGCGTGGGTCACATGGCCTACCTGATCGCCTCACCTGAGCAGGTGAAGGCCACGCCCTACACACTGGAGAGGGTGGAATTCCCCATCAACGTTGCCATGTTAATGGCACTGTTCTGA